The Pantoea vagans genome contains the following window.
ATTTGCCTGCGCGGTTTCCAGCGCCACGCGGTAGTCACGATCGTCCAGCGTGGCCAGCAACTCGCCCGCTTTCACTTGCTGGTTATCCAGCACATTCACGCTGGCGACATAGCCGGACACTTTCGGAGCCACCAGGGTGTAATCGGCATTTACATAGGCATCATCCGTACGGTGATCGTTACCGGTCATTGATGACCAGACAAAAAAGGCCATTGCCAGCAACACGATTAATAAGGCGCTCAGCAGCACCGTTCTTTTCAAAGCAGAAGCTTGCATATCAATTATCTCGACGTCGTCGTAACAGGTTGAATCAGGGTTTGTGGTGGCCAGACGCGCTTTGGCAGCCAGGCGGTGAGCAATAACAGCAGCGCAGCGAAAGCGATCAGCATCTGATAACAGTCACTCAGGCTCAGCACCATCGCCTGGTGTTTCAGCAACGTGGCGAAACCGCTGAGGTTTTCAGCGCTGCTGGCACTGCCATCTGGCAATAAAGGAAAACTACTGCTCGATTGAGCACTGGTGGGGGCGGTCATCAGCCAGTCGCGGCTGGCGGCATTCCCTACCAATATGTTGGAGTGAAACTGCTCGCGATGGCTGATAAACCATGTCACCAGCGTACTGGCGGCAATGCTGGAGAAACCGCGTACCGTATTAAACATCGCTGAGGCGAAAGGCCCTTCCGGTGGGGCCACCACGCTGGTGGCGCTCATCAATACCGGCAAAATCACCATCGGCTGACCGAAAGCCTGCAGGATTTGAATCAGCCAGAAGTTCTGGCGTGCCCAGTCAGTGGTGATGTGCATCCCCATCAGGCATGACATCACCAGTAACGTGACGCCCGCCGTCAGCATCCAGCGGCAATCGATCCACCTTATGTTGAGCAGCGCGGCAACCAGCGGGGCGATCAACAGTTGTGGCAGGCCGATGGTTAACGCCAGCGGCGCGAATTGCAGCGTGCGGAAGCCTTCAACCTGAGCGAGATAGGCGGAGGGCAGGGCTGAGCCTGACAGCGATAAAATCAACACTCCCGCCAGAGCCAGTAATCCGTGCGTCAAATTATGCCGACGCAGCATCTGCAATTTGAACAAGGGTAACGGGTGAAACCATTCATTAATAAAGAACACAGTCAGCAATGCGAGTGCGCTGAATAATAGCGCGACGAACAAGGGGGAACTGAGCCAGTCAAGGCGCTCGCCTTGGGTTAAAGCCAGTATCAGCAGCGCCATGCCCGAGCAGCCGGTCAGCATGCCGAACAGATCGATCTGCCTGAAGCGCTCGAAGCGCAGTGGATCCTGTGGCAACCCCCAGCCAATCAACAGCATGGCAATCAGCATCGCGGGGACCACCTGCCAGAAAACAAACATCCAGCCGACTTCATCGGTCCAGAAAGCGGCCAGCGTGGCGGCGAGGTTGGGGCCAAAGGTCGCGGTCAAGGCATAGGCACCCAAGCCATACAGCTTAATGGGAGGCGGTAAAAAACGCAGTGCGACGGTCATCAGCAGCGGTGGCAGTGCACCACCGAACAGGCCCTGAATCACACGCAGTGCGATGAATAGCGTCGAGCCAGGCATTAAAGGCAGCAGTAATCCGCTCAGCATAAATCCGGTGCATACGGCCAGGGCGAAGCGTCGCAGTGAAAACGTCACGGCAAACCAGGGTGCGATCATCATGGCGGCCACTTCCGCGGCTTGGTAGGCGGAGATGATCCAGCTGCCTTGATCGTAGCTAATGCCGATCGCAGCTCGGATATCCGCCAGCGCGATATCGGTCACGCGGTCGTTTAATCCGGAAGTGAGCGCAGCTATCAGCACGCCAACCAACCCTAACGCCAGGCGCAAGGTAAACGGATGGGGAGCCGGAGCCGCAACAGGCTGGGCGTTCATAACAGGCTTCTCTTGTTTTTATTGATGCAGTGTATTGCGATGTGATACATGTCGCATCTTACATCTCGGTATGATGTATTGCAATGTGATACAGGGTGTAAAAGTGCGGTCATTCGCGCTAAAGTAGGGCAGGCCAAAAAGGAACGGACAATGGTTGAAATTCCCTCTAGCCGTGAGGATGAAAAAGCGGGTGGCATTCAGGTCATCGCGCGTGCGGCAAAAATTCTGAATGCGCTGGGTGAACATCCCGGCGGCATGAGTCTGGGTGAAATTGCGCAGGTGGTTGATCTCCCTCGCTCCACGGTGCAGCGCATCATCGCCGCGTTGGATAGCGCCCAACTGGTGCGTAGCAGCGGCGCGGGCGGTTTGCGTCTGGGGCCGGCGCTGCTCAAATTGATCTCCAGCGTGCACAGCGACGTAGTTGAAATCGTGCGCCCGTTCCTGGAACAACTTTCAGCAGAAATCAACGAGACCGTCTCACTGGCGCGCGCCAGCGGCACACAGCTGGCGATCGTGCATTATGTGGTGGCCTCACGTGAATTGCGTGTGGTGCCGCGTATTGGGCTGAATCTTCCGCTTTACAGCACCTCTGGCGGTCGCGCATTGCTGGCGCTGGAGAGTGATGACGATGTGCGGGTGATGGTCGGTGAAGCTTATAAAGAGCTGACCGAAATGACGGTGAAAACCCTGCCGCAACTGCTGGAGTTGATTGCAGAAGTGCGCATCAGCGGTCTGGCCATCGATCGCGGCGAAACGCTGGAAGGTATTTCCACCATGGCAGTGGCGATCGACACCTTGTTCGGGCGCTTTTCTATCTCGTTGCTGGTGCCAACCGCTCGTTTTCATAAACAGGAAGCGCGCTATCGTGAGGAAATCTTGAAGTGCAAAGAGGCGATAATTCGCGAAATTGGCAAAATGACCGCTGTGGAAGGATAACCAACTGATGAAAACGTTGCTGATGGCCATTGATAACTCACCGGTGGCAGAAAAAGTGATTGCGCTGACCATTGAACAGGCGTTAGCGCAACAGGCGCAGGTGACGGTGCTGTGCTGCGTCGATCCGGCCTATTCATCCTGCAATCAGCCCATCGAAATTGATGCTGGAGAAGATCCCGACGATTTCGTGGCCGCAAAAGATGAACAAAACACCGCAGAAATGGTGGTGCGTCACGCGCTGGCTCCACTATTGCGTGCGGGCGTAGCAGCGAAAGGCTTGATTTTGGCCGGTGAAGCGGCGGAAACCATTGTGGCCCAGTCCAATGTATTAAAGGCCAGCATGATTATTATTGGTCGCCGCCATCTCTCGCCTTTTAACCGTCTGCTGAAAGGTTCGGTTAGCGCAGCCGTTATCGAGCGCGCCAACTGTCCGGTATTGATTGACGTTCGCAAGGATTAATCACGCTCCATGCTCTCGCTTTTCCCCATTACGCTGGTGGCCTTTGTGCTGCTGGCAATCATCATCATTGTGTTGGTTCGCACCACATCGCTGCGTTTATGGCAGGGAGTGATTCTCTTTCTGCTGCCGTTAGTGCTGGCCAACTTACTGTGGTTTAGCTGGCTGCATCCTCGTCAAGAGCGGCAGGCGCTGGCTCAGGAAGTCTCGACACAACTCAGTCTGGCTCCGGGCTATCGTTTGCTGAAAACCCAGGAACCGGCACTATGGCAATTGCTTAACCGAGAACTGCTCCACAAGCGGATGGAAGGCGTTCCCGCCGACCAGGCGCTGGGTGAACTACGGGGCTGGCTGATGGATTTAGTCAACCAGCGTATGGCGCGTGCCGATGATGCTACGTTGGTCAATTATTTGCGCGTCTCAGTAGAAGAAATGCAGGCATTGCAGCAGCCTGAACCACAGCGCTGTTTCCGTTTTCTTTACCCACAGGTCAATGGCGGGATTAACCTGCAACAAGCCTTGTCACCGGAACTCTACCAGCGGGACGCACAGGCACTCGATCAGCTGTTGCTAAAGAGCACAGGCAACGATCAACCCTTGGATCAGGCCCTGGCGCAGCGGGATTTGCAAAGCATCGTCGAAAAACTCTACGGGAAGTGGGGCGATAAACTGCAACAGCTCAACATGCCAGCAGACACCGCCGTCGATCGCAGCGCGATGTGTGCCATGTCGATTGATCTCTACAGCGGCATTCTCGCATTGCCTGCCAAACAAGCCGCCAATCTTTTACGTAAGATGGTCAGCCTAACCGGTTAGCGTTAGCGGGCAAAAAAAAGCCCGCTCAGCGCGGGCACAAAGGTCACTATTGGTTTTCTTTTCTGGGTATCACCTGGTGTGGTGCAGACTTTGTTACGTCTGTAGGCATCTTCTCATTGCCTATGAGTGAAGGAAAACCGTTTGGTTTTATCAATTTAATTGGTAAAAACTTTGTTTTTTGAAAATTTTCGCGCCTGATTCCTATAGATGCGCGCGATGCTGCCTTTTAAACTGCGGCATCTAATGAGGACATCCTAATGAAAAAAATATTTATTAGCGCGATGGCGCTCTTTATGCTGGCCGGTTGTAGTGTCAGCAAACCCGGTGGATTTGAACGTGTTGATGAAGATACCAGCTCAAATACTGTTCAGTACCGCTACGATCCGCAAAAGCTAAATAAAGATGCGATGGAACTCGATCTGGCTAATTACTGTAACCAGCGCGGTTTCGATAAAGTGGAATCATTGCCTGCGCAGGAAAGCCATTTACCAGGATTAAAGAAAGCCTGGTACCAATGTAATTATGCGGTAAAAAGCTAAAAGAAAGGGCGGGATAAATTCCCGCCCTTTTTATTTTTTTATTATTTGCTGTGTGTGCTTTGCCCAATTACCAGTGGCGACCATGGTAGCCACGGTCATGATGCCAGCCGCCATTACCCCAGCCGGGACCGTGTCTGTAACCGTCATGGACGATACAGCCACTCAACATGGTCATAATGGCCGCAACCGAAGCAATTTTAATAAACGTTTTCATGGAGAGTCCTCCTCTTTTTCAATGAAGCCAGATTACTGGGAAAAAGTGGAGTGAAGATGCAGGGAATGTAGAGTTATTTCTGGATCTATTACCAGATATGTCAATTTAAAGCTAAAAACGTCTGGGCGGGGAATAAACCAATCAGATAAAGCTGAATACATAAAGATAATAGCGCGAATAATCTGAAATGCAATACTAAATAACAGCTGTTCTCAATAACGCTTTATTTGTGCAGAAAAGAGGGAGAAAGAGGATGCCGCACAGGCTGCGGCATCCCGGAAAATTAATTATGCAGCAAAGGTTCGCTGACGTTTTGACGATTTGGCAGACGGATACTGAGCGACAATACCAGCGAAATCACCAGCAGCGTCATAATCAGGCTGAAGGTGACGGTAAAGCCGCCGAACACCGAAGCCACCAGAGAACCCATTACGCTGCCGATACCAAAGCCAAGGTAAATCAGACCGTAGTTTTTGGTCAGGTTATTGAGACCGAAGAAATCACTGACCAGCGACGGGAACACGGTGATGGTGCCGCCAAAGCTAAAGGCGACACAAGCCAGCGACAGGAAGAAGGTGGTTTCATTCATACGCGTGAACAGCAGGATGCTCATGCCGACCAGCGAAACCATCTGTGCCAGAGAAATCACGCGAATACGTGCCATTTTATCGGACAGTACGCCAAGAATCAGACGACCGCTAAGGTTAGCAATGGCAATCACCGTGACCGCATTGGCTGCCGTTTGTGTGGTCAGATGCACCATACCTTCGCCGATATCTTTCGCTACGCCGATAACGTAAAGGCCGCTCATACACGCGGTGAGGAACATCAGCGCCAGCATCCAGTACTGCGGCAAACGTACTGATTGCGCCAGGGTGTAATCTTTTGCCTGCAACTGCGCATTACCGCTGGTTTGCTGCACTGGTGCATCACGCATCATCAAGGCACCGATGATAATCATGCTCATGGCCAGCACACCCCAAATCATAAAGGTGTTTTCAAGGCCGTAGGTACTCAACAACGCACCACAAATGAATTTAAAGCCGAGGCTGCCTAATCCATAGGCACCAATCGAAAAGGCGGAGATCAGCCCTTTACGCTCTGGGAACCACTTTACGCAGTTAGACAGGGTTAACAGGTAACCGGCACCATCAGCCAGACCGACCAGAATGCCTGCGCTGAGATACAGCATCATCAGGTTATCGGCATGGGCGGTGAGCCAGAAGCCGACGGCCATTAAGATCCCGGCGCCGATGGTGACGTTGCGAACGCCGAATCGTTCCTGCAGTTTGCCCGCCAGTGACGAGGCGATCGCCAGTCCCAGACTTAACAAACCAAACGAGAAAGCGACCTGGCTGATTGGTGCATCCAACTTATGCGCCAGTTGGCCGTTGAACAGGCTCCAGGTGTAGACCGAACCCAGGGCAAACTGGGTGATGATGGTGCCAATTAGGGTAAACATACGAGTACGCTGGTGTTGCGCGGTTAGGGCTGTTTTCATTTTTATCTCTCCCCTCAGGGAATACGGAATCTGCAGCGATAATAAGCGCCTTACGCGCGTGCGGGGCAGGTGAGGGCGTGAATGGACTGGAGGGCGGAATGAAATGCAGTGAAACGGGTATGAATGGCATTGGCAACGAATAAACGAAGCGTGAGTGTCAATCAACAACAGGAGATTGCTGTTAGTGAGTATTTGTAATGAGTTGTATCAATTGCGCCCTATCGCCTGCAAATTCGCCAGCTTTTGCCAGGCTTAAAACTCACTAAACAGGAGGAAATATGACAGACCGAGCATATGAATCCGCGTCAAGCGAGGATGAAGTTTGCTGCATCATCGGTCAGGCGGTGATCGAGTTAAGCGATGAGCATCAGCCTGTGACTAAATCCACGCTGTCGCTTAAACTACTGGCTATGGCCGATCGCGACAGAGATGATGAACGCGTTCTGCTTTACTGGATTGCCAGAAAAGCCATCAATAAACCTCACCAGCTCAATATCGGCGTGCAGGGCTGGCGTTAGAGGAAAAAAGAGCGGGCGCAATGCCCGCTCTCGCTTTATCAGGCCAGGCGCAATTTGCGCGCCTTCGGCCAGCGTACGAACATCACCATGTTCCCTGCCAGAATCATCACCAGTCCAACAATCGCATTGTCATGCCACTGATATCCTTCATAGACGGTGGACAGCGTGAGCGCCACCAACGGGAATAGCAGGGTGCTGTAAGCGGCCTGACTGGCACCAATACGGCCTACTAACGTGAAATAGGCGCCAAAACCCAACACAGAACCAAAGATGGCCAGATAACTCATTGAGCCAAGCCATTGCAGATTGAGCGCAGGGGCCAGTGAATCACCGTTCAGCAGTGCCAGAACCGCCATCATAATCGCGCCATACAGCATGGCGTAGCTGTTGGTGGTCAGCACGTCGCGTTGACGACGCTGGTGGCGGGTGGAGATCATATTACCCAGCGAGAAGCCCAATGTGCCCAAGGCACTGAGTCCGACGCCCCACAGCAGCTGTGGCGCGGGATGTGCAGCCTGAATATCATTCCAGAACAGCGCGACGATTCCTCCTAGCCCCAATACTGCCGCAGGCAACAGGCGAAACGGTGGGCGCTGGCGGAAGAAAATCCAACTATTGAGGGCGTTATACAGCACCGCCATGGAGAAAATCACTGATTCCAGTCCGCTGCTGATCCACGCCGCCGCATGATAAAAACAGACGAAATTGAAGCCGAACACACAGCAGCCTTGCAGCACGCAAAACAGGTGGTCTTGTTTGTCCAGTGGTCGTAGGCGTTTTAACAGTTTCAGGATTACCAGCATCAGTACAGATGCCAGTAAGAAACGCCAAAACACCGCCACCAACACCGGGGTATTGGCGGCATCTTGTTGTAGAAAAATCGCGATCCAGGTGGTGCCCCAAATAAGCACGACTGCAAGGTAAAGCATTATGTTCATCAGATACTCTCCAGCAAAATCATGGCTGCAGTGTGCTGATTTCAACGCAGAGACGCTTGCAGGGCTTTGCGGGATAATTGCAAAATCTTGCGCATTTTTTCCATCATGTCCCATGCTGGTCTGTCTTCTGTCCGAAGAGATACGTAAACTGTGCCTAATTGAACTGCGAGTAGACACCTTCCATGCCTGATTACCAGACCTTCGACATGCTGCAGCGCCACAAAGCGCAACTGCGAGATAGCGTGCAGCTGTCGAGTGGCATCAAGTTGGCGGCGTGGTTTAACAGTGGCGATCGCGTGACCAATCTCAGCGATCACCATACGCTCAGCCTGTATACCGCAGATGGCTATGACACCTGGCATAAAACGCCCCACGGCTGGCGCAACGGTGGCGGCCCGGATCGCTTTTGCCTGATGCCTTCCGGTGTGGAGTCCACCTGGGACCTGCGGTCAGATTTATCGTTTGTGCATCTCTATTGTACCGATGCGCATTTGCGTCATCTGGGTGAGCAGATTTGGGATCGCAGTCCCGCTCAGCTCAATCTGCACGAAAAAATCTTTGCCGATGACGATCGCATCACGCAGCTTTATCGCCATTTCCTGCTGAGCGTGGACTGGCAGCAACCTGCTAACCAGTTAATGTTGAGCAGTGCCTCAACTTTGCTGATGACGCATCTTTTACAGCGTTACAGTGAAGTGCAATGGCAGGCACCTCAAGTCCGAGGCGGCCTTGCCCCAGCGGTGCTGCGTCGTGTGCTGGCGTATATTGATGCCCAGCTGGATCAGCCATTAACCCTGGCGCAATTAGCCGCCGAAGCTGCCTTAAGCGAATACCATTTTGCACGCATGTTCCGCAGCAGCGTAGGTGAAGCACCGCATCAATATGTGATGCGCCGCCGCATGGATACCGCACTGCAACTGTTGAAGTTCAGCTCCCTGCCGTTAACCGAGATCGCACTGCGCTGTGGTTTCCACTCCTCCAGCCACTTCAGCAACCGCTTCCGCCAGCAGCATGGCGTCACGCCTTCGGTGTGGCGTCAAAGCGCGCATCAGATTTAATTTCGCTGTAATTCACTGAAACAGCCGAAATTACACTGCGAGAAACGTCTCAGATTCATTCACGCACATGCTTAATGCGGTGATTTCTCCATCGCTTGAGATACAATACAAACCATCAAGATGTTGTTTTTATTGTTATAATTACGTGTTCAACTTATGAGGTTTTGCAAAATGGCAGTTTTGACGGTGCGGAGTGACACCCTGCTAAACAGAGGGGCATTTCTGTCTGAGCAGAACAGGTTCCATTATCCAGGGGACAATGACGGAGGAAACATGTTCGAATCGCGCGTTGTAAAACTTGAATCTGATGTCAAATACATTCGACGTGATGTGGATGAGTTAAAGGCTGATGTAAAATCCATTGATAGAAATATGGTCACCGTACTTGAAAAACTGGACAGCATCAAAGAGTCACTCGCTAAAAAGCCTTCAACAGATACAGTCGATAAGAAGATCTCTGAAGCTAAGCTCTCGATTTTACTGGGTGTTCCAGCCTTAATCGCTGTTGGCAGTGCAGCCTACAAGTTGATAACGCATTTTTACTTCGTATGAAGACCCGGAATTATTTGTGGTTAATTGATCCCTTCGCCAGTTATCGAACATCTTTGCGAGTAAATCTGATTCTTCAATCTGTTTGATTGTGAGGAGGAAGATGGCGTCACACCCTCGGTGTGGCGTCAAAGCGCGCATCAGATTTGATTTCGCTGTAATTGACTGAAACAGCCGAAGTTATCTCTGCGAGAATCGTCTCATATCTCCTCTCTGACACCGACATTGTGATGAATTTGCGTTTAGACGCTGTACAATGAAAGGCATTAACACATTGTTATTCATCATTAAATTACATGTTCAACTTATGTGAGGTAGTAAAATGGAAATGCGCGTGTCGAAGTTGGAGGCTGATGTGCTTGAGATGAAATCGGATATTAAAACGATGAAAACCGATATTAATACGTTGAAGACTGATACGGAAACGATGAAAAACGATATTAATACATTGAAAAGCGATACGGAAATCCTGAAAACCGATATGGCATCGGTGAAAACTGATATCGCGGTGATCAAATCCAACTACGTCACCAAAGGCGATCTGCATCAGGAGATAGCTAAAATTCATGTCGAGATCACCAAACAAACCAAATGGATCGTGGCAGGTATGTTGAGCACGGCTGGGCTGAGCCTGGCGTTTGCACGCTGGTTGTTTTGAATGGGGGAATGCGGCTACTGGTGTCCCCTGCAGGAATCGAACCTGCAACTAGCCCTTAGGAGGGGCTCGTTATATCCATTTAACTAAGGAGACCTTGTTTTCTTTACTTCCGAATTAACCGAAGTGGTTTCTATACTACCGTAAAACCTCAGATTTTAACAACCGTTACAGTTCTAACTGTGTGAGTTTGTTTCGATTGTTTCTTAATCAAATCTTGTTCGTTCACTTGTCTTTGAGTACACAATGAGTACAGAATGCAATTAAACAGTGTGTACAGGACATAAATAAGTGGCACTCAGCGATACCAAGCTTCGCAGCATCAACGGCAAGCCATACGATGGCCCTGCAGAAGTCACTGACGGTGACGGACTCAGCGCGCGCATCACTCCCACCGGGACAATAGCTTTTCAGTTCCGCTTCCGCTGGAATGGTAAACCCGTTCGCCTGACTGTTGGCCGCTATCCCACCACTACGCTCAAAGATGCTCGTGTCATCGTTGGCGAGATGCGCGGATTGTACACGAAGGGTATCCACCCTAAAACCTACTTTGCCAGCAGCAAGGGTGAATTAACGCTGAAAGAGTGCCTGGATGAATGGTGGAACAAGTATGTTGATGGACTAAAGGCCAACACAAAGATTCTGTACAAGTCGGTTGTGTACAACACGATGTACACGGAATTTGAGGATATACCGGTTGCCAACATCCCTGTGTCACAATGGGTTCTGTTCTTCGACAAACAAGAAAAATTAAATAAGAAAAGGGCGAGGGTGCTGCTTCTGCAGCTCCGTTCTGTGATCAACTGGTGTATCAGCCGTCAGCTTATCCCATCTTGCGAATTGACCAAGTTAAGCGTTAAAAACATCGGCAAGAAACCTGACGTTGGTGATCGTGTACTCACCTATACGGAACTCGCAAAAATATGGCTGGCGCTGGAAAACAGTAAAATCACCACCTCTAACCGAATCCTCCATCAGCTGCTTTTACTTTGGGGCGCTCGCCTGTCTGAATTACGCCTGGCGACCGCTTCAGAATTCAATATGAGCGACTACATATGGACCACGCCCGCCATCCATTCAAAGATGGGTAATGTTATTCGCCGTCCTATCTTTGAGCAGGTAAAGCCTTACATCGAGAGGCTACTTGCTACCGACAATAAAATACTCTTCCCCGGCCAGGAACTGGACAAGGCAATAGACAGGTCCTCATCAAACCTCTACATGAGGAAGTTACGGAGCGGAATTGAAATACCAGAATGGCGAACACACGATTTCCGGCGTTCTCTAGTCACCAACCTATCCAGTGAGGGGATAATGCCGCATGTCACTGAGAAAATGCTGGGACATGAGTTAGGCGGGGTAATGGCTGTTTATAACAAACACGACTGGCTAGAGGATCAGCGCAAAGCGTATGAGCTCTACGCTGATAAAATCTTTTGGCATGTTAAACAGCTCGGTTAACGCCACCTGATTCAATCCAGCGCTGAACGGCTTTGCGGCTGTAGCGCGCTGGATGAGTCAGAACAGGCGAGGGGAAGCCGTGGCATTTACGCAAGCGCCACAGAGCGGTGCGCGCTTTGCCAATTTCCTGCATAACTTCCTGTTCGCTCATAAAATCAGTATTCATATTTCCTCCACGCTTCCTGCTGCAACAGGCTTGTTGTGCCGTGACATGTCACGGCTTAAGTTTGGTTTCGTGCCACCCAAGGCGGCACCAACACGCATCTTCTTTCTTAAAGCAGCAATCCTGCACAGGCAGTGAATCACCGCACTTCCCACACTGACGTTTACTCATGGACTTAAAGAGGCTGCGCTTACGAGCATCGTCCTGTCGAATAAGCAGAGAGATGTACTCGGTCATATCGTAGGGTTCACGACCTGGCCGACGAGCGGCGCAGTTGTGAGCCAGCATTGCGACTTCCTGAGCATCGAGCACCAGTTCAACCTTAGTTTCACCGGCAGCGGCCTGACGTGCCCGCTGCGCTGCTTTGCGCTCTGCAGGTGAGGCCATCAATCGTCATCCTCTTCTGTTTCTTCCAGAGCATCACGAAAAGCCACTGCGACAACCTTGCCGCCAAACACTTCCATGTGCGCGTGTACTGGCGGCTCTTTGCCTTCTTCGAACTCAACAACGAAAGTTAGCCTGGACATCACTCCACCTCCGGCGCTGCTGCTAACATAGCCTGCCAGCAAAGCAATGCACAGTGCGCCGCCTGCTGACATCCGCTCATATCTTCATATGCAGCCCATTCCTCAGGTGCGCTCCAGAACTCATCAGGTTTTGATTCGAAACCACGAATTATCATGTCTTCAGTTGGCTCGATTGGTACCAGCTTCCAACCATCAGGAAACTTGTAACGATGGCTTACAGGTTGCTGAATGAGCGCAGCCATATCATCAATGCAACGATTCCAAATTTGAGCTTCTGCTCTGTTCATTTCCAGGTCAGGAGCACTACTTGAATAATAATATTGTTCAAATGGTCGCTTACCGCGCTTAGCCTTCTCCGGCAACTGATTACTGTTCATTGGTTGGCTCCTTGCCATCAGAAGCTCCGTTAAGAAATACAGCTTCTACAAATTGGATATAGTCATCTGAATCCAATGCCAGCAACCCCGGCGTTGGCTCAAAATCGCTCGTTGTTTCCCAACGCTTCGTTGCGTGGTTGAGTGCAATCGCCGGGTTCAGCTCACGGTAAGCCCTTAAATCCCGCGTAGCTGTAGGCTCGGTGACACCAAACATGCTAGTTATGTCAGACCGATTGATAGCACCGCTGGTAATCATCATCGCCTCAATGAAGCGCAGACGAACTTGTTTGAAATCTTCGTAACGCATCACTCACCCTCCACGCGCTTAAACTCAATCACCCACACCCACGGGTTAGCCTGCCAGCTTTCCTCTCCGTAGATAGATCGCCACAGGCTATGGAAACCGAGGAAGTGCTTATCACCGATAACGCAACATTCAGTTGGCGCACCTTCTGATTTTGCATCTTCCTCACTGTTATCCTGCAACCGCTCCACACGAACGCCGGTAATCTCCAGCGTTATGCGGGAAGCCCAGCGCGGCATGTGGATGGATGGACGCCAAGGGATTTCTTTTTCTGAAAGCAGTTTCCCACCTAAACCAATGCAGTCGTAGAAGACGCTTGGATTGGAATCCTTCCATTAGCCGCGTAGAAAAGCCCAGCCTTAATACCAA
Protein-coding sequences here:
- a CDS encoding tyrosine-type recombinase/integrase, with the protein product MALSDTKLRSINGKPYDGPAEVTDGDGLSARITPTGTIAFQFRFRWNGKPVRLTVGRYPTTTLKDARVIVGEMRGLYTKGIHPKTYFASSKGELTLKECLDEWWNKYVDGLKANTKILYKSVVYNTMYTEFEDIPVANIPVSQWVLFFDKQEKLNKKRARVLLLQLRSVINWCISRQLIPSCELTKLSVKNIGKKPDVGDRVLTYTELAKIWLALENSKITTSNRILHQLLLLWGARLSELRLATASEFNMSDYIWTTPAIHSKMGNVIRRPIFEQVKPYIERLLATDNKILFPGQELDKAIDRSSSNLYMRKLRSGIEIPEWRTHDFRRSLVTNLSSEGIMPHVTEKMLGHELGGVMAVYNKHDWLEDQRKAYELYADKIFWHVKQLG
- a CDS encoding helix-turn-helix transcriptional regulator; this encodes MNTDFMSEQEVMQEIGKARTALWRLRKCHGFPSPVLTHPARYSRKAVQRWIESGGVNRAV